The Bernardetia sp. ABR2-2B DNA window TAAACATAATTTGTTACTCTGAAAAAGCATCAATATTTGACTAATGAAAAAAATTTATTTATAATAATTAGTACGCTGATTTTTTAGTTTCAGTTACGATTCTGATAAAATTATAGATACAAGGTAGAAACTTTATAATATATTGGTAAGAATTTTTATTTTCTCCAAAATACTTTTTTTAAGATATAAAGAAGCCAAATAACTCCAAGTGATAGACAGATTATTCCCACAATAATTCCAATTATATATTTTTCTATTTTACTACTGCCATTCACATTCTCAAAATGATTACGTTTTTCATTGTATAAAACTTCTATAGAATCTGAAGGCGAAAAATTACTGTATTCTGTACTTCCTACATGAACACTATATTTCTCTTCATTGTGATAGAAGTTAAAGCATTAAAACCATTAGTAACATATTTAGAATACAATTCAACTTTTATTATTTTACCAGACTCTAATGTATCTTGAGTTGCTAAGTATTCACTGTAAGTTACCTTTAGTAAAATAGAATGAATGAGTAACCAAATAAAGCAAACTATTAAATTTTTTGTCATAATTATGAAATGTATTGAAATAAAAAAACTCGTAAAGCACAATACCTTACGAGTTTCAAAATTAAATTAAAATCAAAAGTTCTACCTCATCCTACTTCGCCAAAACAGGGGCATAAATTTCATTTACTTTTTCTACAACATAATCAATTTCTTCAATCGTGTTGTATTTGCTAAATGAAAAACGAACTGAAGGACGAGATGGGTCATTTTGAAGAGCCGTCAAAACGTGTGAACCAATTTCTGAACCACTAGAACACGCACTTCCACCCGATGCCGAAATTCCTTGAATATCCAAATTGAATAAAAGCATATCGCCCATATCTGATTTTGGAAACTGAACACTCAATACTTTTGGAAGTCCTGTTTCAAGGTTTCCAGATTCTCCATTAAAATTAACATCTTCGCCAAAAATACCTCTTAATTTCTCTATCATTCTGCTTTTTAGAGAAAGAATATGTTTTGTGTGAGCTTCTCTTTCTGAAAAAGAAATTTCTAATGCTTTTGCCAGTCCTACAATTCCAGCTACATTTTCTGTTCCTCCTCTCATGTTGCGTTCTTGCGCTCCTCCTGTTTGAAATGGACAAAAACCTGCATCGTGGCGAATATATAAAAATCCAATTCCCTTTGCTCCGTGAAACTTATGTGCCGAACCGACTAGATAATGAATAGGCAATTCTTGCAAATCCATTGGATAATATCCCATCGTCTGAACGGTATCAGAATGAAACATAGCATTGTGTTTTTCACAAATTTCTCCAGTTTGCTTCAAGTCTAGGATTGTTCCTATTTCGTTGTTTCCGTGCATGAGTGAAACTAAAGAGCGTTCGTTTTTGCTCAAAAGCTCTTCTAAATGATTCAAATCAACATTTCCTTTTCTATCAATATTTACTAGGCTTACCTTTACTTCTCCTCGTTTTTCCAATTCCTCAATCGTATGCAAAACAGCATGATGCTCCAGAGGCGAAGTAATAATGTGCTTTAAATTATGCGAACGAACAGCACAACGGATAGTAGTATTATCAGCTTCCGTTCCTCCAGAAGTAAAAAATATTTCGGCTGGCGAAGTATTCAAAAGACTAGCAACAGTCTTTCGTGCTTTTTCAACAGCAGATTTTACAATTCTACCAGTAGAGTGCGTAGAAGAAGGATTGCCAAAGTGTTCTGTCAAAAATGGCATCATTTCATCTAAAACAGCTTTATCTAACTGTGTAGTGGCTGCATTGTCTAAATAAATACGAGAGGAAGAAGAATTTGACATAAATGGTATATGGATTTAGTATGAACAGCATTGTTTTCCAAACTATAAGGGTTTTAATTTAAGAATATCTTTCCCAGCTGTTCAATATATTAAATGTGTTTTTGGTAAATGTTAAGTTGTTGATTATGAATTATTTAACCAACAATTAAAGTTTACAAAGGTACATAGATTTTATAAAAAACTCAATTTTGAAATTCTTTTTTTGTAGCAATAGTTCTTTTATTACTCTTTGTTAGCCAAACCAAAAATGTAATCAAGCCAATCAAAAAACACGTTCCAAACCAAAAAAAGAGATTATATCTATCTGTATAAATTCGGTAAGAAGCTGTAAAAACAAATAAAATCAGTCCTGTTATTTGCCAAATAGTATCATACTCTAACCTTTCTGAGTTATCTTGAATTACTGGCTGATTGAAAAATATTCTAAGACTATTCCACTCCCAAAGAATAAGCATTGTATTTGCTAAAAGCATAAGTCCAGTAATAAAAGGTGTTCCTCCAAACTCATACGAAAGAGTAATTATAAAAACATTGAGAATAATTGGATAAAAAAGAGCTGCACCCAACTTAGAATAGCGTTGAGTCATCAAGAAAAAACCTGCTAAAAGCTGACCAAAACCCAAAAATTGCCAATACAAACCAGATTGATACATCGTTTCAAAAAAATGCCAAGCCGAATCAATCGGCATATCTGCACCACTATTTCTAACAAATCGATGTCCTTTTATTTTTACCAGACTAGCAAAAACAAACGCTCCTCCTATGAAATAACGAGTATAAATAATGAAGATTTGTAGCCATTTTAATTCTTTAATTTTTAGAAGGAAATCCACTTTTTTGGGTTTTTATTGTAAATATAAAATCACCTCATCTCCTTTTCTAAGACGCAATTGTTTTTCTGCATTTTGTTCGGGCATAAAAATTTCTACTCTTCCAAAAGAACCATTGATAAGATTAGGCAATCTGTCGTTTCCTTCTAAGAAATAATTACAAAACTTTGCATTTTGTTCTAACACTCGCCCATATTTTATGCCTTTTCTAGCTCTAAGATTGGTAAGTGCATTTCCGTATTTATCAAAAGAGAGTATTTCTCCTGTTACTGTTTTTTCTTCCTCGTTGTAGGTACTGAATGGATAATTGAGATACCAATCGTACTGAATTTCTTCTCCCATATTTTCCATCGAAATTCCATTGGCAAGATGTGCAGCTATGGGCGCAAAAATATCTCTTCCGTGAAAACTATTGGCATCACTTTCAAGCATATAAGTTTTATTTGTAATCTCCACACATTGTTCTATATCTTCAATGGCTGTAATCAAATCTAAAACACCATTATGAGGAGCAACAAAATAATAACCTCCACTTTTGACGATAATCGGCTGCCTATCACTTCCCACCCCAGGGTCAATGACACACAAAAAAATTGTTCCTTTTGGAAAATAACTATAATGTGCTTCTAATAGCAATGCACCACGCAAAATATCATAATCTGGAACAGAATGCGCTAAATCTATTAAATTTACATGAGGAGAAAGCGATTTTATAACGCCCTTCATAACGCCAACAAAACCATCTTGATAACCAAAATCAGTAAGTAAAACAATATTCATATTTAATCCTTTTGCTTGCATTTTATTTTTGTGATTTTTACTGCAAAATGAAAAAGCAATATACGTAAAGATTATGTTTTATGTCTTGCACTATCTCAAATTTATTTCTTATTTTAATAAGCACAAAAACCTTTTTATAGATTAAAATCTTTTTAGAAATTTGATTATCAATGTTTTATTCCTAATTTTCTATTCTAACAATCAAATACGTAAAAAATAACTTATCTCACTTACCTTACTCAAGAACTTAGCATCAGAATGGAAAATACAGTTCAAGCTTTCTTGAAAAATGAACACCTTCAACGCAGCAAAAATATTACTTATCTAGTATATTTTTTATTTATCTCCATGACATTGAGCTTTCTACCTGATATTTATTTGGGATTATGGGATAACTTATGGTATTGGTTTATAATTGTCTTTTATTTGTCTAGTGTTATTATCATTAAAAAATACTTTGGTACAGAATATTCTGCCCATTGGTTTTTAATCGGCTTCAATTTGACAGTATTTTACTTTTCTAGTGCTATTGGAAGAAATAGTAATCTACATTTATTATTTTTCGTTATTATCCTTCTAATTCCTTCCGTTCTCAATGTTCGTTCTAAGCGATATGTTATTTTTCATACCATCTTACCTTTATTGCTTGTATTGATTCTGGTCTTGCTTGATTTTAACATTTTTCCTCGTTATGCTCAAATCAATCCGTATTATGAAAATATCTTTGGAAAAGTGAATATGATTTTACTTTTCATTGTCCTCCCTGTTGTCGTCTGGATTTTGGTAAGGTCATATCAAAATATATTCAATCAGCTTTTAGAATCAGAGAAAGTATTGATTAATAAGAATACAGAACTCTCCAAAACCAATAAAGAATTAGATAACTTTGTGTATAGTGTCAGCCACGATTTACGTGCGCCTATTTCCTCTGTCTTGGGATTGATTGCTATTTCCAAATTAGAAAAAGACCCTCAACAGCTTATTCATTACGAAAACCTAAAAGAAAAAAGTCTTTTAAAACTAGATTCTTTCATCAAAGATATTTTAGACTTTTCTCGTAATTCTCGTATCGAAATAAAGCCTCAAAAAATAAACTGGCAAGACTACCTGACCGAGCTAACAAAAGAGTTTGAATATTTGCCAGAAGCAAAGGATATCGAAGTAGAAATAAATATAAAACAAGAAGTAGATTTTTATGCAGATAAATATCGTACAGGAATTGTTTTTAACAATATAATCTCCAATGCTTTTCGCTACTCTGACAAGCAAAAAGAATTTCGCTTTATCAAAATCTTTGGAAATACATATAAAGAAAAAGTTTGTATTACTATTCAAGATAATGGAATAGGAATAAAAGAAGAACATCAAAAGAAAATATTTGATATGTTTTATAGAGCCAGCGAAGATAGCAAAGGCTCTGGATTGGGACTTTATATCTTGAAAGAAACATTAGAAAAGATAAATGGATGGGTCAAGGTAGAGTCAGAAGTAGGTAAAGGTTCTCTTTTTTATATAGAAATTCCGAATCTGAAATAAATCAATTTTAAATTATTAAATAATTTATCGACTTTTGTAATACTAGAAATTTACAACACAAAAAAACACCTCAAAACCTCATGAGCATTACCAAAATCACAAAAGTTCTCATCGCCAATCGTGGAGAAATTACGCTTCGCATTATTCGTTCTTGTAAAGAAATGGGTATCAAAACGGTAGCTGTTTTTAGTGAAGCTGATAGATTAGCTCCTCATGTTCGTGCTGCTGATGAGGCTATTTGTGTAGGTGCGCCACCTTCGGCTGAGTCGTATTTGCGTGGAGACAAAATTATTGAAGCAGCCAAAACAACAGGCGCACAGGCTATTCATCCAGGTTATGGATTTTTGTCAGAAAATGCAGACTTTGCTCGTAAAGTAAAAGAAGCAGGACTTATTTTTATTGCCCCTTCGCCAGAAGCGATTGAGGTAATGGGAAGTAAATTGGCCGCCAAAAACGCTGTTTCAGAATATGATATTCCAATGGTACCAGGAATTAATCATGCTGTTGAGGATATTGCAGAAGCCAAAAAAGAAGCTGCCCAAATTGGCTATCCAATTTTGGTAAAAGCAAGTGCTGGAGGTGGAGGAAAAGGAATGCGTGTAGTAGAAAAAGAAGAAGAGTTTGAAGAGCAAATGAAACGTGCTGTTAGTGAAGCGCAATCAGCTTTTGGAGATGGTGCTGTTTTTATTGAAAAATATATTGGTTCGCCACGTCATATCGAAATTCAGATTTTGGGAGATACTCACGGAAATATCTTGTATCTTTTCGAAAGAGAATGTTCAGTTCAGCGTCGTCATCAAAAAGTAGTAGAAGAAGCTCCTTCGGCTGTCGTGGATGACAAAATGCGTAAGGCAATGGGAGAGGCTGCCGTAAATGTAGCTAGAGCTTGTAATTACTACGGCGCAGGAACGGTAGAGTTTATTGTAGATGAAGAGTTGAATTTTTATTTCTTAGAAATGAATACTCGTTTGCAGGTAGAACACCCAATTACAGAACAGATTACAGGAATCGATTTAGTAAAAGAACAAATCAAAATTGCAGAAGGACGAGAAATTTCTTTCAAACAAGAAGATTTAAAAATTAATGGTCATTCTATCGAAGTTCGTGTCTATGCTGAAGACCCAGTAAATAACTTTTTACCAAATGTGGGAAAAGTAGTGGAGTATGACACTCCAAAAGGCTTGGGAGTACGTGTAGATGATGGTTTTGAGCAGGGAATGGAAGTGCCTATTTTTTATGATTCAATGATTGCCAAACTCATTACTTTTGGAAAAGATAGAGAAGAAGCGATGGACAGAATGATAAGAGCAATAGACGAATACAAAATTTCTGGAATACAAACGACTTTACCTTTCTGTAAGTTTGTAATGAAACATGAGGCTTTCAGAAGTGGTAATTTTAGTACAAAATTCGTAGAAAATCATTTCAAGCCTGAATATTTAGAAGCAGAGACTTCAAAAGAAGAAGAAGAAATTGCTGTGGCAATCGTAAGTCAGCTTTTGGAAAATGGAAAAAAGAAAAGTATAGCTGTTTCTGATTCTACTGAAAAAAACAATTCTAGTGGAATGAGTGATTGGAGAAAAAAACGTAGTATTTCCTAAGATAAAGGATTAAATTCAGAGACTTTTTTTATAGCAAAAAACCATTTCTAAACTAAGAAAATTAGTTTGGAAATGGTTTTTTTTTAAGCAATTAATTCTAAGATTATTAAGACTCATCACATTCTTCTGTAACATCCTCAAATAAAGATTCAAATTGATTATAAAACTTTTCATTCTCATCATTTTGAATGACTGAATTGACACAATTCCACCAACCATAAGTTAAGAGTTGCGTAGTTGCATATTCTATAGCTTGAGGTGTTTTAGCATCTTGTTCAAAATTATCTAATGAAGACTGTGGATAAGACCCACTTCTTACTCTTTCTTCTATCATTTCTCTACATACTTGTACTGTATTTTCATTTTGTGCTATAATAGCATCAGCATATTTTTGACAATCCAATGGAGAATATTCCAATACTTTTGGATTTTGATAAGCCTCAATAGCTCTCTTCTTGAAACGATATTCTATTTCTAGCTCTTCTATTTTTCTCCTCTGTATAGTCATATATTTAATTGGAATTTTTACTGACCAAAGATATGCTGTTTTTTCATTGTGTTCTTTATCTAAATCTCCTAAACTCAAAGTATTAATTTTTTCATAATCAGAAACTGTAACAGGAGTTTGTAAAATTACTCCCATTGTACTAATATCAAACAAGTTTTTAATTTCCTCTCTTTTGTATTTTGTAGTATCATAAGTTCCCTTGTAATCACACAACCCATAATGCCAACTAAAAACACCTTTTGGGTCTGTATTAATATCTGTTTCAACAACTGTACTTTTTGTAGTATCAATATTAGAAACTTTTTCTGAAGTAACAGTTTGATTAGTACAAGAAAAAATTAGTGATAAAAGAAATAATGAAACACTAAATTTTAGAGTAAAATACTTTTTCATGATATATACTTTTTTGATAGAAAACTACTATTCGATAACTGACTGAAAAACAACCTCTAACATACGTGTACGAGTTCCTTTTCTTATTAATTTCTTGTTGGTCTCATCTGGATAAGTTCGGTTAGATAAAAATATAAAAACGATTCCTTTGTCTGCGTCTGCCCAAGCAGCCGTTCCTGTAAAACCTGTATGTCCAAAAGTATTTTCAGAAGCATAAATAGTAGCAGGGATTTTCTTGCCTTTTACTGATTTATCAAAGCCTAAACCTCTTCTTCCTCCGTTTATTTGCCTTTTAGTAAACTCATCAACTACTTTTTTATCAAAGTATTGAACACCTCCATAATTTCCACCTTGAAGGAAAGTTTGCATCAAAATAGCTACATCATTAGCATTAGCAAATATTCCTGCGTGTCCACTCACTCCTCCCAAAATAGCTGTTGAATAATCATGAACAATACCACGTACCTCATCTTTGCGAAAGAGATTATCTACTGAGCTAGGTACAATCTGACTTGGGTTATGCTTATAAAGTGGATGATAACTTGCTGTTGAGAGACCTAATGGATTATAAAAACTATTTTCTACCAAGTAATCCAATGAAGTACCTGAAACCCTTGCTACTAACTGATTGAGTATATAAAAACCTCTATCACTATATCTATAACTGTACGAACCGTCGGCACGTTTGTTTCTCATAGGAGAATCTACTACCCAATGCCACATACTATCCTTTATACCAGCTTTTGCATATAAATTTGATGTGATTTCTTCGCAATATTCTTCATCACAATGGTTGTTATAAAATTTTGCATAATTCTCTTCTTCTGAAAAAGTTTCAAACCAACCAGGCATGTTGCTTGTATATCCTCCTCTGTGCATCAGAATCTGACGAGCCGTAACCCTTCCCTGCTCCGTACTGTCTAATTCAGTCAGATAAGTAGAAATAGGAACATCTAAATCAATTTTCTTTTCATTTACAAGCTTTATCATCGCAGGAGCAGTCGCTAATATTTTCGTCAGAGAAGCCAAATCATAAATAGATTCATTTTCTACTTTTTGCTTTTTATCATACTTAAAATGTCCATACGATTTTTGAAAAACAACCGTTGAATCTTTTATAACAACAACCTGACAACCAGGGGTTGCTTTATATTTTATTGCTTCATTTGCTAACCAATCAATTCTATGATTCATGTATTCAGAGTTCATTCCACTTCCTTCTGGATAATCTGAATACCTTAACCTTTCTAGCTCTTTGGTTGTAAATCCATCACCTTCTTTTATCTTTTCTCCTGCCGAAACTGGAACACGAGCTTGTGTCTTAACTGCACCAAACAAAACTTGTGGAACAGCTTTTTGCATAGTTTCATTTTCTACATAAGCAGCTACAAGGTGCTTTTGGTCTTCAAATTTTTCTAAACTATAAGCGTGACCAAAATCTACAACAACAACATTTTTACCTACATCTTGTAATTCTTTGACAAATTTTTGCGTTGCTGCCGAAATCCCAAAGGTCTTACTAACAGAAAACTGATTGACACCAAAAACACCTACAATAATCGTATTTTTGTTAGATAATTTTGCTTTTGCAGATGATAAGGCAGAAGTAGAAACAGAAGGAATAATAACATGCTCAAAAGATGCATAATTAGAAAGCATTTTTTGAAAGGCATTTCCCTCTTTTTCATTTATTACAACACAGCCAAAAGAAAGCGTATCTAACTTTTGAAAAGGAATTAAGTTGTTTTCATTTCTGACAATTGTAACGGCTTTTTGATGTAGTTTTTCATTCAAAACATTTGCCTTTGCATTATTCAAATCTTCATCCAGTCCTTTTAATTCTATTGGTTTGAAATCGTTTAAGCCTACAAAATATTTTGCTCTCAATACTTTTTTTACTCGTTCTTCAATTTCTGCCTCTGATATTTTTCCTTCTTCTACTGCCTTTTTAATAAGTGCAATTCCTTTTGGAATACTTGCAGGATAAAGTAATACATCATTTCCTGCTAAAATAGCTTGTACGTTTCCTTCATCTGGTGTAAAATTAGCTGATAAACCTTTCATATTCATAGCATCAGTAAAAATCAAACCATCAAAACCTAATTCTTCTTTGAGTAAATCTGTAACTACATTTTTTGAAAGCGTTGTGGGAATATTTTCTGTACTATCATACGCAGGAACATTCAGATGTGCCACCATTACTGACAAAACAGAATCAGCAAAAAGACGTTTGAAAGGATATAATTCAAGTTCAGAAAGGCGTTTTTTGTCGTGCGTAAGTTGTGGAAGTGTATAATGTGAATCTGAATCTGTGTCACCATGACCGGGGAAATGTTTGGCAGTTGCTATGATTCCTCCGTCTTGCATTCCGTTGGTATAAGCGATTCCATTTTTGGCAACTCTATATTTATTTTCTCCAAAAGAGCGAGTACCGATAACAGGGTTTTTTGGGTTGCTATTAACATCAATAACTGGCGCAAAATTGACATGAACACCTAAGCGCAAACACTGACGAGCCACTTCTTTTCCCAAATCATAAACGGCAAGTGAATCATTCATTGCTCCCAAAACCATCTGACGAGGATAACTGATTGTATTTTTTAGGCGCATTCCTAATCCCCATTCGGCATCCATTGCAATCAAGAGAGGAATATTTGCTTTTGCTTGATAACGGTTGGTAAGTTCAGCTTGTTTTTGTGGCGTTCCTTGAAAAAATATCAGTCCACCAATCTTGTATTTTGTGATAAAATTATCAATTTCCTTATAATGACTTTCATTTCTATTAGAGTAAGCAGCAATCATAAAAAGCTGTGCTATTTTCTGTTCTAAATCCAACTTAGAGAGTTCTTGATTAACCCATTTTTCTTGTTTTTGCCATTTTATTTGGTCTATTCGCTGCTTTTCTTCTGCTACTGCTTTGGCAATTGTTTGTGTGCTTGTGGTGTTTTGTGCAACAAGAGGAACTATAAAAAAAGAAACTAAAAACCCTGTAAGAATAGAAACTTTGACTTTAAAATTATTTTTTATCATTATTATTTTTGAATGGTTTTATCACTTATAATTTTCACTAAAAGACAAAAGAAATAAGTAATTGCTGGTTGAAAATAGAGAGGAAATAAAGGAAATTAATTAAGTAAAAATAATTCAATAATTATTCCGAAATAAAAGTAGATAAATCTATTAGAACTTGAAAGAAAAATTGTAAGTAACTATAAATTATTGGTTAGTTAATGAGGATTTTGTTTTTTCAGAAAGTTACTTTTTTTCAAACACTAAGACAATTTGTTTGTTAATAAATTAGAATTACAGACGTTTATTGGTAATAACTATAAACAGTTATATCAATAATAAACTATTTTTTAACCTTAATTTTTTTAACTTAATATGAAAACTTCAATTTTCTCTTCATTAGCCGTTGCCTCTATTTTATTTTGTGGAATCTCCTTAGATGCAAATGCACAACGTAATGAAAACCCATATAAAGATGTAGATGCTGTTGTGACAGTAGATGCTGATAACGTATATGATCCTGCACTAGATACAAGAGGTGATATGCTCTATACATATGGTCGTCCGTCGTATGATTTTAATTATTTTGTAAATAATAAAGTAACTAAAATAAGCTCTCCTCTGCGTATTGAGAACGCAGAAAAGATGACTCCAATGGAAGTATCTGTAGATATGTTTAATAAATACTTTGATATTATAAATCAGAATGGAGAGCACATTTTTATAACACCAGAAGAGCCAAATGCAGAGCTTCATTTGATTGGTAAATTAGGAGGAACGCCTAAAGGTGTTCACGCTCTAGTATTTTATGCAAAAGATGGAAACATTTATGAATATGCCAAAATAGTTACTTTTGATGAGTATGGAAACCCAATTGATCACCAAAATGTATATTATGATATTACTGCTGGAAATAATGGAAAACAGCAGGCTCGTAAACAAGTGTGTGAACTAAATGAAGAAAATAAATTTACTTGTTTGGAATATGAAGATAAAGACGGAGAACTTGTACAATCCAAAACAGAAGGTAGAATGTACGAAATTATGGCAGATGGAAACATCGAAACTACCTTTAAAGTAGATGCTAATGAGTAATTTTTTTAATCACTAAAGAAATACAAAACGTCATTTTATTAAAAATAGAATGACGTTTTTTTATTGCCTTATTTTTTACAACTTAGTCTTCTACGTTTGCAAAGCAAAACCCACAAATTGCCTTTGGATAAAAGTAAGTAGATTTTTGTGGCATTGTAAAGCCAGATTTACACACTTCTTTTACTTCTGGCATCGTAACAGCATTAGTAATGAGAGCTAAAGAAGCTTCTCCTTTTATAACTTTGGTTACGCATTCTGTAAAATTTCTTTCAAACTGAATCGCTGTGCTTTTGCGCTGGTCTCTTCCTTTTATTCCTATTATTTTCTCAATGAAAAAATAATGAAGAACAGTAAGGTCAAGATTCTTGACAGCATCAGGAAATTTCCAAGCTAGACTTTCCCACTTTTCAGGTTTTAAACGAATTTTGTAAGCTGTTTCTGAAAAAATAAGTCCAAAAACCCATTTTTTACCCCAAATCATTTCATTCAAATCAGAAGCATTTTCTACCTGCTTCACTTCAAAATCTTCTTCTAATTTTTTCAAAACTTGTTCTTCATCAATTTCTAAATCTGTCAGAAGCCTGTGTGTAGGCAAAATACGTAAGTCATTGGAGTTTGAATTAGTCAAATACATCAAATGAAAATTATAAAGTTCATCTCCTGTATGATTTGGGTTATTTTCTTTACACCTCTGACGATATACCATAGAACTCTCATATCTATGATGACCATCTGCTAAAATAATTGTCTTGTCTTCTAAATTTTGTATAAATTTTTCTACTATTTTAGGTTCATCTATTTTAGCAAAAACTTCTCTTACACCTTGATAATCTTCTGTTTCATAAATAGGATTTTTGATGGCTTCGTCCATATATTTTTCTAGCTCAAACTTATTATCTCCATATAATCCGTGGGTCGGACTAACATTTAAGCCTGTTTTTTCTAGCAATTCTATCCTATCATTTACAGCAGCAGGAATGGTATTTTCGTGTCTAAGAATAATATTTTCTTTCCAATCATATGCTTTTATGAGCGTAACAAAACCTTTTCGACAATATTCTCTTTTTTTAGAAATACGTGAGGGAAGCGAAAAGTATTGATAATAAACATAAATCGTTGGTTTTTCATCTTGCTGAATTATGCCATCTGCTATCCACTTTTCAAGTGTTTTTTTGGCATCATCTGCTGGTGTTTTTCCTAAAGGAACTGATAAATGAATACTATTAAGAGGGTT harbors:
- a CDS encoding SAM-dependent chlorinase/fluorinase encodes the protein MQAKGLNMNIVLLTDFGYQDGFVGVMKGVIKSLSPHVNLIDLAHSVPDYDILRGALLLEAHYSYFPKGTIFLCVIDPGVGSDRQPIIVKSGGYYFVAPHNGVLDLITAIEDIEQCVEITNKTYMLESDANSFHGRDIFAPIAAHLANGISMENMGEEIQYDWYLNYPFSTYNEEEKTVTGEILSFDKYGNALTNLRARKGIKYGRVLEQNAKFCNYFLEGNDRLPNLINGSFGRVEIFMPEQNAEKQLRLRKGDEVILYLQ
- a CDS encoding HAMP domain-containing sensor histidine kinase translates to MENTVQAFLKNEHLQRSKNITYLVYFLFISMTLSFLPDIYLGLWDNLWYWFIIVFYLSSVIIIKKYFGTEYSAHWFLIGFNLTVFYFSSAIGRNSNLHLLFFVIILLIPSVLNVRSKRYVIFHTILPLLLVLILVLLDFNIFPRYAQINPYYENIFGKVNMILLFIVLPVVVWILVRSYQNIFNQLLESEKVLINKNTELSKTNKELDNFVYSVSHDLRAPISSVLGLIAISKLEKDPQQLIHYENLKEKSLLKLDSFIKDILDFSRNSRIEIKPQKINWQDYLTELTKEFEYLPEAKDIEVEINIKQEVDFYADKYRTGIVFNNIISNAFRYSDKQKEFRFIKIFGNTYKEKVCITIQDNGIGIKEEHQKKIFDMFYRASEDSKGSGLGLYILKETLEKINGWVKVESEVGKGSLFYIEIPNLK
- a CDS encoding glycoside hydrolase family 3 N-terminal domain-containing protein, with protein sequence MIKNNFKVKVSILTGFLVSFFIVPLVAQNTTSTQTIAKAVAEEKQRIDQIKWQKQEKWVNQELSKLDLEQKIAQLFMIAAYSNRNESHYKEIDNFITKYKIGGLIFFQGTPQKQAELTNRYQAKANIPLLIAMDAEWGLGMRLKNTISYPRQMVLGAMNDSLAVYDLGKEVARQCLRLGVHVNFAPVIDVNSNPKNPVIGTRSFGENKYRVAKNGIAYTNGMQDGGIIATAKHFPGHGDTDSDSHYTLPQLTHDKKRLSELELYPFKRLFADSVLSVMVAHLNVPAYDSTENIPTTLSKNVVTDLLKEELGFDGLIFTDAMNMKGLSANFTPDEGNVQAILAGNDVLLYPASIPKGIALIKKAVEEGKISEAEIEERVKKVLRAKYFVGLNDFKPIELKGLDEDLNNAKANVLNEKLHQKAVTIVRNENNLIPFQKLDTLSFGCVVINEKEGNAFQKMLSNYASFEHVIIPSVSTSALSSAKAKLSNKNTIIVGVFGVNQFSVSKTFGISAATQKFVKELQDVGKNVVVVDFGHAYSLEKFEDQKHLVAAYVENETMQKAVPQVLFGAVKTQARVPVSAGEKIKEGDGFTTKELERLRYSDYPEGSGMNSEYMNHRIDWLANEAIKYKATPGCQVVVIKDSTVVFQKSYGHFKYDKKQKVENESIYDLASLTKILATAPAMIKLVNEKKIDLDVPISTYLTELDSTEQGRVTARQILMHRGGYTSNMPGWFETFSEEENYAKFYNNHCDEEYCEEITSNLYAKAGIKDSMWHWVVDSPMRNKRADGSYSYRYSDRGFYILNQLVARVSGTSLDYLVENSFYNPLGLSTASYHPLYKHNPSQIVPSSVDNLFRKDEVRGIVHDYSTAILGGVSGHAGIFANANDVAILMQTFLQGGNYGGVQYFDKKVVDEFTKRQINGGRRGLGFDKSVKGKKIPATIYASENTFGHTGFTGTAAWADADKGIVFIFLSNRTYPDETNKKLIRKGTRTRMLEVVFQSVIE
- the accC gene encoding acetyl-CoA carboxylase biotin carboxylase subunit gives rise to the protein MTKITKVLIANRGEITLRIIRSCKEMGIKTVAVFSEADRLAPHVRAADEAICVGAPPSAESYLRGDKIIEAAKTTGAQAIHPGYGFLSENADFARKVKEAGLIFIAPSPEAIEVMGSKLAAKNAVSEYDIPMVPGINHAVEDIAEAKKEAAQIGYPILVKASAGGGGKGMRVVEKEEEFEEQMKRAVSEAQSAFGDGAVFIEKYIGSPRHIEIQILGDTHGNILYLFERECSVQRRHQKVVEEAPSAVVDDKMRKAMGEAAVNVARACNYYGAGTVEFIVDEELNFYFLEMNTRLQVEHPITEQITGIDLVKEQIKIAEGREISFKQEDLKINGHSIEVRVYAEDPVNNFLPNVGKVVEYDTPKGLGVRVDDGFEQGMEVPIFYDSMIAKLITFGKDREEAMDRMIRAIDEYKISGIQTTLPFCKFVMKHEAFRSGNFSTKFVENHFKPEYLEAETSKEEEEIAVAIVSQLLENGKKKSIAVSDSTEKNNSSGMSDWRKKRSIS
- a CDS encoding cysteine desulfurase family protein; protein product: MSNSSSSRIYLDNAATTQLDKAVLDEMMPFLTEHFGNPSSTHSTGRIVKSAVEKARKTVASLLNTSPAEIFFTSGGTEADNTTIRCAVRSHNLKHIITSPLEHHAVLHTIEELEKRGEVKVSLVNIDRKGNVDLNHLEELLSKNERSLVSLMHGNNEIGTILDLKQTGEICEKHNAMFHSDTVQTMGYYPMDLQELPIHYLVGSAHKFHGAKGIGFLYIRHDAGFCPFQTGGAQERNMRGGTENVAGIVGLAKALEISFSEREAHTKHILSLKSRMIEKLRGIFGEDVNFNGESGNLETGLPKVLSVQFPKSDMGDMLLFNLDIQGISASGGSACSSGSEIGSHVLTALQNDPSRPSVRFSFSKYNTIEEIDYVVEKVNEIYAPVLAK